The following proteins are encoded in a genomic region of Sphaeramia orbicularis chromosome 2, fSphaOr1.1, whole genome shotgun sequence:
- the LOC115436381 gene encoding zona pellucida sperm-binding protein 3-like produces the protein MGFRDVLLLGFILLLSGDNLCAVTQNWLNPNEALNQIPQEEKEVASELPRSVQTNRSEQSDHPSVDYKLKSSLRKQTLLQRPEAKEQMQTFQNPQRSETAGELTPEQLQPKAAVQNIPVLEPPVKQESKVLVKFEQWVPVAADSVAVQCGEGGVTVKVKQNFLGNGQLIRPSDLTLGGCAAQDAADHILHFQADLQECGSTKTITEDTLIYTFSLIYTPTPIGSTFILKTNPAKVEIECHYPRRHYVSSKSMRPTWKPFAAYKQAENQLHFSLRLMTEDWQSQRPSSVYFLSDEMHMEASVLQGHHVPLRVYVDSCVATADPDPSSHPRYVFISNHGCLTDAKLTGAKSYFMPRKREDKLHFQLKAFRFQQDHRNLLYITCKMRATTVSVPFDSQNKACSFLTEANRWVASGGDNKVCSCCETSCSAQRWRRSLEAAEADADVQVEGTAVLGPILLEDTLQTDLMEPSDLHTELQTHPEEADADCSALIALLCTVGAALGVVLLLVVGAIASSRRGKSTERSRMLIIIIILDMVAHPQMSNSFGGADTS, from the exons ATGGGGTTCAGAGATGTGCTTTTGTTAGGCTTCATCCTTCTCCTCTCAGGTGATAATCTTTGTGCTGTGACACAAAATTGGTTAAATCCTAATGAGGCTCTGAATCAGATTCCACAAGAAGAGAAAGAAGTGGCTTCAGAGTTGCCGAGATCTGTGCAAACAAACAGATCCGAGCAAAGCGATCATCCCTCTGTCGACTACAAGCTCAAGAGCAGCCTCCGTAAACAAACACTGCTCCAGCGTCCTGAGGCGAAAGAGCAGATGCAAACTTTTCAAAACCCTCAGAGATCTGAAACTGCAGGAGAACTGACCCCAGAACAGCTGCAGCCAAAGGCAGCTGTCCAAAACATACCAGTCCTGGAACCTCCTGTCAAACAAGAATCAAAG GTGTTGGTGAAATTTGAGCAGTGGGTTCCTGTCGCCGCCGACAGCGTTGCAGTTCAATGTGGTGAGGGAGGGGTCACCGTAAAGGTCAAACAGAACTTCCTAG GTAACGGTCAGTTGATCCGTCCAAGTGATCTGACCTTAGGAGGCTGCGCTGCCCAGGACGCCGCAGACCACATCCTGCATTTCCAGGCTGATTTGCAAGAGTGCGGTAGCACGAAGACG ATAACAGAAGATACCCTCATCTACACTTTTTCCCTGATTTACACTCCAACACCCATTGGAAGCACCTTCATTTTAAAGACCAACCCTGCTAAGGTGGAAATTGAATGCCACTATCCAAG GAGGCATTACGTGAGCAGCAAATCCATGAGGCCTACCTGGAAGCCATTCGCCGCTTATAAGCAAGCAGAGAACCAGCTGCACTTCTCCCTGCGCCTCATGACAG AGGACTGGCAGTCGCAGAGGCCTTCCAGTGTGTACTTCCTGAGTGACGAGATGCACATGGAGGCGTCGGTCCTGCAGGGTCACCATGTCCCGCTGAGGGTCTATGTGGACAGCTGCGTGGCCACCGCAGACCCCGACCCCAGTTCGCATCCCAGATACGTCTTCATCAGCAACCACGg GTGTTTAACTGATGCTAAGCTGACAGGAGCCAAGTCTTACTTCATGCCGAGAAAGCGCGAGGATAAACTTCATTTCCAGCTGAAAGCTTTCAGGTTCCAGCAAGATCACAGGAATTTG CTTTACATCACATGCAAAATGAGAGCGACGACGGTCTCCGTTCCCTTCGACTCACAAAATAAAGCTTGTTCGTTCCTGACTGAAGCCAACAG ATGGGTGGCATCAGGTGGAGACAATAAGGTGTGTAGCTGCTGTGAAACCAGCTGCAGTGCACAGAGATGGAGAAGAAGCCTCGAAGCAGCAGAGGCAGATGCTG ATGTGCAGGTGGAGGGGACGGCTGTCCTCGGCCCCATCCTGTTGGAGGACACTCTGCAGACCGACCTGATGGAACCATCTGACCTTCATACTGAGCTGCAAACGCATCCTGAAGAGGCTGATGCAG ACTGCTCTGCATTGATAGCCCTGCTGTGTACTGTGGGTGCAGCGCTGGGTGTGGTTTTGCTGTTAGTAGTGGGGGCTATTGCCTCCAGCAGACGAGGCAAATCCACCGAGCGCTCT